A region of uncultured Anaeromusa sp. DNA encodes the following proteins:
- the flgK gene encoding flagellar hook-associated protein FlgK: MSTIWSGYSVSYSGMSTAQRSLGVTSSNISNTSTEGYTRKRAVGQDLYVSGDTSATGIGATVQSILRVRNQFLDIQYREQNTETGYAQGKSSLLASMQEVINEFNAIDKTSAKTSNGLQETMNKFLSSWTELSKDPTSASCKSSVLENADAMLGAFNEMTTTMLTLRESMVNNVRDGVGDVNNLAGQIATLNDQILQMETRNVEASDLRDARDLLIDKVSALTNITTSEMDNGMVNVYVNGVSLVSGNKAKEMEATGLGTATNPLKVQWKDLNEDVSLTGGALKCYLDEADSSGVDSIAATPYNWSTTADKSALTTMTNGLNDLLVTFAAAVNNVYNPTHVAGQDFFTTVDGTATMGLKNVQVNTAYEADYTKIKANSDGTAGNNDISKAIGVLSSQSGLYQCDGISMNMDTFYSSFVSWLGTTGDTATANYSTQSGLLTQIQTQRNGLSSVSLDDEMSTMITYQHAYSASARVMNVVDTLVAGLISDLGG, translated from the coding sequence ATGAGTACAATCTGGAGCGGCTATAGCGTCTCCTATTCCGGCATGTCGACGGCCCAGCGTTCGCTGGGCGTCACTAGCAGCAATATCAGTAACACCAGCACCGAAGGTTATACTCGCAAACGGGCGGTAGGGCAAGATCTTTATGTAAGCGGAGATACTTCGGCTACTGGAATTGGCGCTACCGTGCAATCGATACTGCGCGTTCGCAATCAGTTTTTAGATATTCAATATCGGGAGCAAAATACGGAAACTGGTTATGCTCAAGGCAAGAGCAGCCTATTGGCGAGCATGCAGGAAGTAATCAATGAATTTAATGCCATCGACAAAACGTCCGCAAAGACCAGTAACGGGCTTCAGGAAACAATGAACAAGTTTCTAAGCAGCTGGACGGAATTGTCGAAAGATCCTACCAGCGCCAGTTGCAAAAGCTCGGTTTTGGAAAATGCGGACGCCATGCTGGGCGCGTTCAATGAAATGACGACCACTATGCTGACTCTCCGCGAAAGTATGGTCAATAATGTACGGGACGGCGTGGGCGATGTAAATAATTTGGCAGGCCAAATTGCCACGTTGAACGATCAGATTTTGCAAATGGAAACCCGCAATGTGGAAGCCAGTGACTTACGGGATGCTCGGGATTTGCTAATTGACAAGGTAAGCGCATTGACAAACATTACGACATCCGAGATGGACAATGGGATGGTGAATGTATATGTCAATGGCGTTAGCTTAGTAAGCGGCAATAAAGCGAAAGAAATGGAAGCGACTGGTCTGGGAACGGCGACGAATCCGCTCAAAGTGCAATGGAAAGATTTAAATGAGGATGTATCATTGACCGGTGGCGCATTGAAGTGCTATTTGGACGAAGCAGATTCGTCGGGCGTGGATTCCATTGCCGCAACTCCGTACAATTGGTCAACAACGGCAGATAAAAGTGCATTGACGACGATGACCAACGGGTTGAACGATTTGCTGGTTACGTTTGCGGCGGCAGTCAACAATGTCTATAACCCGACGCATGTTGCCGGCCAAGATTTCTTTACGACTGTTGACGGTACGGCGACAATGGGCTTGAAAAACGTGCAAGTCAATACCGCCTATGAAGCGGACTATACAAAAATAAAGGCCAATAGTGACGGAACAGCGGGAAATAATGACATTTCTAAAGCGATCGGTGTTTTGAGCAGTCAAAGTGGATTGTACCAATGTGATGGTATTTCTATGAATATGGATACTTTTTACTCGTCTTTTGTTTCTTGGTTAGGGACGACTGGCGATACGGCGACTGCGAATTATAGCACGCAGAGCGGTTTGCTGACGCAGATTCAAACGCAGCGAAATGGTCTTAGCTCCGTATCGCTGGATGACGAGATGTCTACCATGATTACGTATCAGCATGCCTATAGCGCAAGCGCGCGGGTTATGAATGTGGTGGATACGCTGGTGGCGGGATTGATTTCGGATTTAGGCGGCTGA